The genomic region GAGCGGGGCACCCCGTGTCTGGCCGTCAGGCTAGCCGACGGCCCACCTCGCGGCCCACGGGGCCGGGGCCCACTACCGTGGGCGCATGCAAGGGGTCCGGGTGCCGTGGTGGCCGCTGTTCGTTGTCGTGGCCGTGACGCACGTGGTGCTGCTGGCGGCCGGGGTCGAGCCCTGGGACAGCGTCACGAAGTGCCTGGCGGCTCCCCTGCTGATCGGCTGGGTCCTGACCTCGGGCGCACCGCGGATCCTCGCCCTCGCCCTGGCCTTCTGCCTCGGTGGCGACCTGCTGCTCGAGCTCGACGGCCTGTTCCTGGCGGGCATGGCGTCGTTCGCGGCGGCGCACGTCTGCTTCATCTCGTGGTTCGCGAGGCATGGCGCCGTCGCGCGTCTGCGGGCACGCCCTGGCGTCGTCGTCGCGCTTCTCGTCGCGGCGGTCGCCCTCGTCGCCCTCGTCTGGAGCGGCATCGACGACCCGGTCGTGCGCACCGTGCTGCCGCTCTACGCCCTCCTGCTGTCGGGCACCGCCGCGACCGCGCTGGTGACCGAGCGCCTGGCCGGCCTCGGCGCCCTGCTGTTCCTGGTCTCGGACGCGGTGATCGCCCTGACCGAGTTCGACCGCGTGCCGACCACCACCGGCAGCCAGGTCGCGATCATGGTGCTCTACCTCGCGGCGATCGCCCTGCTGACGACCGGGGGCAGCCGACTCGCCGGCGTCACGTCGACCGCCACCCCGATGTCCGAGTCGGCCCCTGAGACAGCCCCAGGATCGGCCCAG from Aeromicrobium sp. Sec7.5 harbors:
- a CDS encoding lysoplasmalogenase family protein; its protein translation is MQGVRVPWWPLFVVVAVTHVVLLAAGVEPWDSVTKCLAAPLLIGWVLTSGAPRILALALAFCLGGDLLLELDGLFLAGMASFAAAHVCFISWFARHGAVARLRARPGVVVALLVAAVALVALVWSGIDDPVVRTVLPLYALLLSGTAATALVTERLAGLGALLFLVSDAVIALTEFDRVPTTTGSQVAIMVLYLAAIALLTTGGSRLAGVTSTATPMSESAPETAPGSAQ